One Herbaspirillum rubrisubalbicans genomic window carries:
- a CDS encoding type VI secretion system Vgr family protein translates to MDIADSLLSRLIRFSAATRLYRLHVSDQDEDRFLVEAYAALDALHAVGSSELIVLSLEAEPSPASLLGCRATLEMRLADGGLHRCSGLLHEVTKLGGDGGFCRYRLRMAPWPWLLGQSSTSRVWQDKRLLDVIEDVFREFPQHADWHWSADALAYLDRLPLRSYTVQYRQTHLDFISRLLAGEGLSWRIEEHAASPQGHRLLIFGDSTARSALPEDPTSAAHGGIRFHGAREQQQQDGVQALAACRSLQATSYTLLSYDDQNKQAIAASIPTHHAFGSRTAPRLESYDSVGLDAHEDSQAADRHARLMMEAAEARNKLWRARSTVRSLRAGTRLTLMQGPLAGKEREYAVLALLSVGVNNLPADTEAALAELFGPLPVLLEDAIAACLKASSANTLTTLAPDQGLIDLARRMGHANVFEAIRADIPWRPVLADGTGLQRRPHALARGSQSAIVVGYWGETQANGPDEICCDRLGRVRIRFHWQGRHDDAGATCWVRVGQGCAGPGMGLQFLPRIGQEVLVQFIENDLERPIILGALYNGRGEGGVIPTPGGEVKDCSSMEVFAMASDTGISGQGNLAGTQAPTWHGASADRDGHRNPAAQWGIRSKEFGGWGYNQLLFDDSDGQGRLQFKTTQAGSELNLGHLIHSADNYRGSFRGTGLELRTDAYGVIRAGAGILFSSYRVEHRAHHRDPAADNTGLRAMARQAAHISKSFDEAARTHRTVGMSQGLDAMNAMKQAVASQAEIAGQTLPGSSTPLIQIAAKEGLGVVAGQHLQLANGSSVSLMAGQDAQHISGHQFRLHTRQAIGLLAGASAAGDQGIGLQMIAAQGDVAVQAQADGMSVQARDQLMVVSANAGVNWAAAKKISLSTAGGANITIEGGNITVQCPGELTVHAGQIWLDGPARITTELPLMPQTTPEEQNRSPFST, encoded by the coding sequence ATGGATATCGCCGACTCGTTGTTGTCCCGCCTGATCCGCTTTTCTGCTGCGACGCGGCTATATCGCCTGCACGTCAGCGACCAGGACGAAGATCGCTTCCTGGTCGAAGCCTATGCCGCACTCGACGCTTTACATGCGGTGGGGAGCAGCGAGTTGATCGTCCTGAGTCTGGAGGCGGAACCATCGCCCGCGTCCCTGCTGGGCTGCCGCGCCACGCTGGAGATGCGCCTGGCCGATGGTGGCCTGCATCGCTGCAGCGGCCTGCTCCATGAAGTCACCAAACTGGGCGGCGACGGCGGCTTCTGCCGCTACCGCCTGCGCATGGCGCCTTGGCCCTGGCTGCTGGGACAGTCCAGCACCAGCCGCGTGTGGCAAGACAAGCGCCTGCTCGACGTGATCGAGGATGTCTTCCGAGAATTTCCACAACATGCTGACTGGCACTGGTCCGCCGATGCGCTGGCCTACCTGGATCGCTTGCCGCTGCGCAGCTACACCGTGCAATACCGGCAGACCCATCTTGATTTCATCAGCCGCCTGCTAGCCGGAGAAGGGCTTTCCTGGCGTATCGAGGAACATGCGGCCAGCCCGCAGGGACATCGCCTGCTGATCTTTGGCGACAGCACTGCGCGTAGCGCCTTGCCCGAGGATCCCACCAGCGCGGCCCATGGCGGCATCCGCTTTCACGGCGCCAGGGAGCAGCAACAGCAGGACGGCGTCCAGGCCCTGGCCGCTTGCCGCAGCCTGCAAGCGACCAGCTACACGCTGCTGTCCTACGATGACCAGAACAAACAAGCCATCGCCGCCAGCATCCCCACCCATCACGCCTTCGGCAGCCGCACTGCACCTCGTCTGGAGAGCTACGACAGCGTCGGCCTGGATGCCCATGAAGACAGCCAGGCCGCAGACCGCCATGCGCGCCTGATGATGGAAGCCGCCGAAGCCCGCAACAAGCTCTGGCGCGCACGCAGCACGGTGCGTAGCTTGCGCGCTGGGACGCGCTTGACCTTGATGCAAGGACCACTGGCCGGGAAGGAACGCGAATATGCCGTGCTCGCACTGCTCAGTGTGGGCGTCAACAACTTGCCAGCCGACACCGAAGCTGCCCTGGCCGAGTTGTTCGGTCCCTTGCCGGTCTTGCTGGAAGACGCTATCGCTGCCTGCCTCAAGGCCAGCTCTGCTAACACGCTCACGACGCTGGCCCCTGATCAAGGCTTGATCGATCTGGCGCGCCGCATGGGCCATGCCAATGTCTTCGAAGCAATCCGCGCCGACATCCCCTGGCGTCCGGTGCTGGCCGATGGCACCGGCCTGCAGCGGCGTCCCCATGCCCTGGCGCGCGGCAGCCAGAGCGCGATCGTGGTCGGCTACTGGGGCGAAACCCAGGCCAACGGACCCGATGAAATCTGCTGTGACCGGCTGGGCCGCGTGCGCATCCGTTTTCATTGGCAGGGCCGGCATGACGATGCTGGGGCCACCTGCTGGGTGCGGGTAGGCCAGGGCTGTGCTGGACCAGGCATGGGGCTGCAATTCCTGCCCCGCATCGGACAAGAAGTCCTGGTGCAGTTCATCGAAAACGACCTGGAGCGACCGATTATTCTCGGGGCGCTCTACAACGGCCGTGGGGAGGGGGGCGTGATACCGACGCCGGGAGGCGAGGTGAAGGATTGTTCCAGCATGGAGGTCTTCGCCATGGCCAGCGATACCGGCATCAGCGGACAAGGCAACCTGGCCGGCACCCAGGCACCGACCTGGCATGGCGCCAGCGCCGACCGTGACGGACATCGCAACCCGGCTGCGCAATGGGGCATCCGCTCCAAGGAATTCGGTGGCTGGGGCTACAACCAGTTGCTCTTCGATGACAGCGACGGCCAGGGGCGGCTCCAGTTCAAGACCACGCAGGCTGGCAGCGAACTGAACCTGGGCCACCTGATCCACAGTGCCGACAATTATCGCGGCAGTTTCCGCGGCACCGGTCTGGAACTGCGCACCGATGCTTATGGCGTGATCCGTGCCGGAGCAGGCATCCTGTTTTCCAGCTACCGGGTGGAGCATCGTGCCCACCATCGTGATCCGGCGGCGGACAACACGGGCCTGCGGGCCATGGCGCGACAGGCCGCGCACATCAGCAAGAGCTTCGACGAGGCAGCCCGCACGCACCGCACCGTAGGCATGAGCCAGGGGCTCGATGCGATGAATGCGATGAAGCAGGCCGTTGCCAGTCAGGCAGAAATAGCGGGACAGACGCTGCCTGGCAGCAGTACGCCGCTCATCCAGATCGCCGCCAAGGAAGGACTTGGTGTCGTGGCAGGGCAGCATCTGCAATTGGCCAATGGCAGCAGCGTCAGCCTGATGGCCGGCCAGGATGCGCAGCACATCAGCGGTCACCAGTTCCGACTGCACACGCGGCAGGCCATCGGGCTGCTGGCGGGGGCCAGTGCTGCCGGTGACCAGGGTATCGGCTTGCAGATGATCGCCGCGCAAGGTGATGTCGCGGTACAGGCGCAGGCTGATGGCATGAGCGTGCAGGCGCGCGATCAGTTGATGGTGGTCAGCGCCAATGCCGGCGTCAACTGGGCTGCGGCGAAGAAGATCAGCTTGTCCACCGCGGGTGGGGCCAACATCACCATCGAGGGCGGCAATATTACCGTGCAGTGTCCGGGGGAGCTGACGGTTCATGCGGGGCAGATCTGGTTGGATGGCCCCGCGCGCATCACCACTGAACTTCCGCTCATGCCGCAGACCACGCCGGAAGAACAGAATCGATCCCCTTTTTCCACATGA